The following are encoded together in the Gouania willdenowi chromosome 14, fGouWil2.1, whole genome shotgun sequence genome:
- the fhdc3 gene encoding FH2 domain containing 3 encodes MRFYHLATSSHFLVSRENPEMEQIIPHPPHCSSQNPCLPLPMENTDDSHLQPSLEHPIRPVVGAPPPPPPPPPPPPPPLLPASFRSTNAVRRSMKKLNWDTIPSHSVLGKLNVWTRPQRDLVLDIQSMEELFSHVDKQTLLQHSKTLGLKQSLGLDHQQHEPQVTILDSKRSMNIGIFTRHFKRPVKEIVQDIYDGNCLKFEMGNLKELYKLLPENNEVKQLLSFNGNLSMLPEADQFMVQLVKVPCYEDRLKMMVLRQEFLPLMEEVKNSVAIMSKAANELLDCDDLHSVIRLVLKAGNYMNAGGYSANAIGFRMTSLLKLADTKANKPGMNLMHYVAKQVEDIDAELLTFPTQLEHIGMASRICKEEVVTDYEREAEKIREVKLFTCRQPSLLQQMDAFLVDAEAKLTEVELSVQELKALSNDVAEYFCEDPATFKLDECCSIFHSFCTRFNTALNENKEREAAEQRRKRKDSIRTTVKRRSTVSGPKPERYRNSLSLESALQNFLSTAPEGVNRCRKNILPEVKGSPAGCSSSPGQVAEKTQVTPGASPVNFAKKESKLHKEEETAKQELKEEVEKMREISRKVLHYQKSKGSLFGERVSSDLQALATEEEKPATPKTPQPRTRDFFFANNIDLGSPWTVLSPFSCTKTKHLNENKQTSRDLQPSAYGGDDLDDGVWVSDEGSNLSSYSDQDSQSSSPAESSSFPECRRPRSLSQGVIVRSVDETGRSSPQLRLGGLFQRSLSQRSYSTSYGADHDRKKGTDVYLVLGGRSKKREEQHVNSSGFLSFFKRIGGRRKTNVLEEKNVKGFKI; translated from the exons ATGCGTTTTTATCATCTCG CTACTTCCTCTCACTTCTTGGTGTCCAGAGAAAACCCAGAGATGGAGCAGATAATACCTCATCCTCCCCACTGTTCATCTCAAAACCCCTGCCTTCCATTGCCAATGGAAAATACTGATGACTCACATCTCCAACCATCTCTTGAGCATCCCATCAGGCCTGTTGTAGGtgcaccacctcctcctcctcctccaccaccaccaccaccacctcctctTCTCCCTGCTTCCTTTCGCTCCACTAATGCCGTGAGACGCTCCATGAAAAAGTTAAACTGGGACACGATCCCCAGTCACAGTGTTTTGGGTAAATTGAACGTGTGGACTCGGCCCCAGAGGGATCTGGTTCTGGATATTCAGAGCATGGAAGAGTTATTCAGTCACGTCGATAAACAGACATTGCTACAACATTCAAAGACTTTGGGCCTGAAACAATCTCTGGGTTTGGATCACCAACAGCATGAGCCACAG GTCACAATACTTGACTCCAAACGAAGTATGAATATTGGGATCTTCACGAGACATTTTAAGAG GCCTGTGAAAGAAATAGTTCAGGACATTTATGACGGGAACTGCCTCAAGTTTGAAATGGGAAACTTAAAGGAGCTTTATAAACTGCTACCAGAGAACAATGAG GTCAAGCAGCTACTGTCTTTTAATGGAAACCTCTCCATGTTACCTGAGGCAGACCAGTTTATGGTGCAGCTGGTCAAAGTGCCTTG CTATGAAGATCGTCTGAAAATGATGGTTTTGAGGCAGGAATTCCTTCCTCTTATGGAGGAGGTGAAGAACTCTGTTGCTATTATGAGCAAAGCAGCTAATG AGTTATTGGACTGCGATGACCTCCACTCTGTCATTCGACTGGTGTTAAAGGCTGGGAACTACATGAACGCT GGTGGTTACAGTGCTAATGCCATTGGTTTCAGAATGACTTCTCTGCTTAAGCTGGCCGACACCAAAGCCAACAAGCCGGGAATGAACCTCATGCACTACGTCGCTAAG CAAGTAGAGGACATTGATGCTGAGCTACTAACCTTTCCAACCCAACTTGAACATATTGGAATGGCATCAAG GATTTGCAAAGAAGAGGTAGTGACAGACTATGAAAGAGAAGCTGAGAAGATCCGGGAGGTGAAATTGTTTACTTGCAGGCAACCTAGCCTCTTACAACAGATGGACGCTTTTCTTGTG GATGCTGAAGCCAAACTCACTGAAGTAGAGCTGTCTGTCCAGGAGCTAAAAGCGCTGAGTAATGATGTTGCTGAGTATTTCTGTGAGGATCCGGCCACCTTTAAACTAGACGAGTGCTGCTCCATTTTTCACTCTTTCTGCACAAGGTTCAACACTGCTTTAAAC GAGAATAAAGAGCGGGAGGCAGCTGAACAGAGGCGTAAGCGGAAAGACAGCATTCGAACTACAGTGAAACGACGCTCCACAGTGTCTGGCCCAAAACCCGAGAGATATCGGAACTCATTATCCTTAGAGTCAGCTCTCCAGAACTTTCTTTCAACAGCTCCAGAAGGTGTGAACAGATGCAGAAAGAATATATTGCCTGAAGTCAAAGGATCACCCGCTGGATGCAGTTCTTCTCCCGGTCAAGTAGCAGAAAAAACTCAAGTCACACCTGGCGCTAGTCCAGTAAACTTTGCGAAAAAGGAATCTAAACTACATAAAGAAGAGGAAACGGCTAAACAAGAACTCAAAGAAGAAGTTGAGAAGATGCGGGAGATATCCCGTAAGGTACTTCACTATCAGAAAAGCAAGGGTAGCCTTTTTGGTGAGAGAGTTTCAAGCGATCTTCAAGCTCTGGCGACAGAGGAAGAAAAACCTGCTACACCAAAGACCCCTCAGCCAAGAACAAGAGACTTTTTCTTTGCCAACAATATAGACCTTGGATCTCCATGGACTGTCTTGAGCCCCTTTAGttgcaccaaaacaaaacaccttaatgaaaacaaacaaacctccAGAGACTTGCAACCATCGGCATACGGTGGAGATGACCTTGATGATGGGGTCTGGGTGAGTGACGAGGGGAGCAATCTATCCAGTTACTCTGACCAGGACAGTCAGTCCTCTTCACCTGCAGAGTCTTCATCTTTCCCCGAGTGTCGCAGACCGCGATCTTTGTCCCAGGGTGTGATTGTGAGGTCCGTGGATGAAACTGGAAGATCTTCACCTCAACTCCGACTGGGAGGCTTGTTCCAGAGAAGCTTATCTCAACGGTCGTACTCCACTAGCTATGGAGCAGATCATGATCGAAAAAAAGGAACCGATgtttatttggtgcttggtggcaGATCCAAGAAACGTGAAGAGCAGCACGTGAACTCGTCTGGAttcctttcatttttcaaaCGCATTGGAGGCAGAAGGAAAACCAATGTTTTGGAGGAGAAAAACGTCAAAGGATTTAAAATTTGA